In Streptomonospora litoralis, one DNA window encodes the following:
- a CDS encoding phage tail tube protein codes for MAGYNAFGTRFERGDGGDPESFDMVGEATDISGPEQERETIETTSHQSPNGYREFVGGLKDGGEVSFEVRYDPNIHNPLQDDFEDALTRNYRIVLPETPGGIWNFSGFLTNMGMEFPFEDAMSCSFTFKISGKPYFEEAS; via the coding sequence GTGGCTGGATACAACGCGTTCGGCACCCGGTTCGAGCGGGGTGACGGCGGCGACCCCGAATCGTTCGACATGGTCGGTGAAGCCACCGACATCAGTGGCCCCGAGCAGGAGCGGGAGACCATCGAGACCACCTCCCACCAGTCCCCCAACGGCTACCGCGAATTCGTCGGCGGCCTCAAGGACGGCGGCGAAGTGTCGTTCGAGGTGCGTTACGACCCGAATATCCACAACCCGCTGCAGGACGACTTCGAGGACGCGCTCACCCGCAACTACCGCATCGTCCTTCCGGAAACCCCCGGCGGAATCTGGAACTTCTCCGGGTTCCTCACGAACATGGGCATGGAATTCCCCTTCGAGGACGCCATGTCCTGCAGCTTCACGTTCAAAATCAGTGGAAAACCGTATTTCGAGGAGGCATCGTAA
- a CDS encoding P22 phage major capsid protein family protein: MAFVTSQSISTLAVDLLSAQLSLTQTVSQVPSGDLAPTTGGETTIPVPVPREARVQPRGGTLTYDEVEETEVPFDIEHLYDGARVTEHQRSLDIVDFGRQVTRNQVRAVVSGAEGQLADVMNSMALDTEALPDGSNFDNIIADANATLDEAENPMEGRYLGVSPRFAARLTSPDGVTLTDFQGEVATEALRRGILGEYRGFIVVKNPRLTGMRALAYHSSAFAFSTMVPQPIPGTIDSAVLSEEGLSLRHVFMVDSSTAATLSLLSIYAGAELVDADRVVVLGVEDES; this comes from the coding sequence GTGGCGTTCGTGACTTCCCAGAGCATCAGCACGCTGGCGGTCGACTTGTTGTCGGCGCAGCTGTCGCTGACGCAGACCGTGTCCCAGGTGCCCTCGGGCGACCTGGCTCCGACCACCGGCGGCGAGACCACGATCCCCGTTCCGGTCCCGCGCGAGGCCCGGGTGCAGCCGCGCGGCGGCACCCTGACCTACGACGAGGTCGAGGAGACCGAGGTCCCCTTCGACATCGAGCACCTTTACGACGGTGCCCGCGTCACCGAGCACCAGCGCAGCCTCGACATCGTCGATTTCGGTCGGCAGGTCACCCGCAACCAGGTCCGCGCGGTCGTGTCCGGCGCCGAAGGTCAGCTCGCCGACGTCATGAACTCGATGGCGCTGGACACCGAAGCGCTGCCCGACGGCAGCAACTTCGACAACATCATCGCCGACGCCAACGCGACCCTCGACGAGGCCGAGAACCCCATGGAGGGCCGCTATCTCGGCGTCTCCCCGAGGTTCGCCGCCCGCCTCACCAGCCCCGACGGTGTCACCCTCACCGACTTTCAGGGCGAGGTCGCGACCGAAGCCCTGCGCAGGGGAATCCTCGGCGAGTACCGCGGGTTCATCGTCGTGAAGAACCCCCGGCTGACCGGTATGCGGGCCCTGGCCTACCACTCGTCGGCGTTCGCATTCTCGACGATGGTGCCCCAGCCCATCCCCGGCACCATCGACTCCGCGGTCCTGTCCGAAGAGGGCTTGTCGCTGCGCCACGTGTTCATGGTCGACAGCTCCACCGCCGCCACCCTGTCGCTCCTGTCGATCTACGCCGGCGCCGAACTCGTCGACGCCGACCGGGTCGTGGTGCTCGGCGTCGAGGACGAGTCCTGA
- a CDS encoding DUF3168 domain-containing protein translates to MSFQETPVAESALGPLQVAIVARCEEHLDVAVWDYVPEDQPHPYVTVGEAFESPDNVHGRFGRRVRQTLHVWTRGRGGFAEANRITGDLVRLFDHQERHLVVAGHRVRSVRLATAQPMRDPDPLVRHVPLELVVHTEQQPP, encoded by the coding sequence GTGAGCTTCCAGGAGACCCCCGTCGCCGAATCCGCGCTGGGGCCGCTGCAGGTCGCGATCGTCGCCCGGTGCGAGGAACACCTCGACGTGGCGGTGTGGGACTACGTCCCCGAGGACCAGCCCCACCCCTATGTCACGGTCGGCGAGGCGTTCGAGTCGCCCGACAACGTGCACGGGAGATTCGGGCGGCGGGTGCGCCAGACGCTGCACGTGTGGACCCGCGGCCGCGGCGGTTTCGCCGAGGCCAACCGCATCACGGGCGACCTGGTTCGGTTGTTCGACCACCAGGAGCGCCACCTGGTGGTCGCCGGCCACCGGGTGCGGTCCGTACGGCTGGCCACCGCCCAGCCGATGCGCGACCCCGACCCCCTGGTCCGGCACGTGCCGCTGGAGCTGGTGGTGCACACCGAGCAGCAGCCGCCCTAG
- a CDS encoding Lsr2 family DNA-binding protein, giving the protein MSVRFENVRTGRVVEYDEPEDIAPPDAVYPTSNAKAMARRDASRRERLLKAMRSSRRWRTTTKAITRRTELQREHERREEERRRIEAQVRAEYDQKLENERAKWERDHDASDRDKGTTDDGGPQGPVGKSDAQSVGDQPAKATPERAEPSQAEVRAWAKGQGYENVPARGTLPEDIIAAYKAEHPGG; this is encoded by the coding sequence ATGAGCGTCCGCTTCGAAAACGTCCGCACCGGCCGGGTCGTTGAATACGACGAGCCCGAGGACATCGCACCGCCCGACGCCGTCTACCCCACTTCCAACGCCAAGGCCATGGCCCGGCGGGATGCCTCTCGCCGGGAGCGGCTGCTGAAGGCGATGCGGTCGTCGCGGCGGTGGCGCACCACCACCAAGGCGATCACACGCCGCACCGAGCTGCAGCGCGAGCACGAGCGGCGCGAAGAGGAGCGCCGCCGCATCGAAGCCCAAGTGCGTGCCGAATACGACCAGAAGCTGGAGAACGAGCGCGCGAAGTGGGAACGCGACCACGACGCCTCCGACCGGGACAAGGGCACCACCGACGATGGCGGCCCGCAGGGCCCGGTGGGCAAGAGCGACGCCCAGTCCGTCGGCGACCAGCCGGCGAAGGCCACCCCGGAGCGGGCCGAACCGTCGCAGGCCGAGGTGCGCGCCTGGGCCAAGGGCCAGGGCTACGAGAACGTTCCCGCGCGCGGCACCCTGCCTGAGGACATCATCGCCGCCTACAAGGCCGAACACCCGGGGGGCTGA
- a CDS encoding phage tail assembly protein T has product MPARELTSWAAFQQLEGPLDRSRDDILTGIVAERVTTMLTQEKKGKRRKRLTAEDFIPKWGKRAGSDKRQTPEQQKSLLKALTEKFGGKSD; this is encoded by the coding sequence ATGCCGGCGCGTGAACTGACCTCATGGGCTGCCTTCCAACAATTGGAGGGCCCGTTGGACCGGTCACGCGACGACATCCTCACCGGGATTGTCGCCGAGCGGGTCACCACCATGCTCACCCAAGAGAAGAAAGGGAAACGCAGGAAGAGGCTCACCGCGGAGGACTTCATCCCGAAGTGGGGCAAGCGCGCCGGGTCCGACAAGCGCCAGACGCCCGAGCAGCAGAAGAGCCTGCTGAAGGCCCTGACCGAGAAGTTCGGCGGCAAAAGCGACTGA
- a CDS encoding head-tail adaptor protein produces the protein MVAHLLDLTLDHYRVETVRTPSGGLSEDRVHLGKVDVRPSQPSAQERALARTAVGPQQGQAELTQPVYVEADEDVRRGDELEDPVTGVVRRVVARLRPSEEDAYLRLDVEVHQPEPTVEEVS, from the coding sequence ATGGTGGCGCACCTGCTCGACCTCACCCTCGACCACTACCGGGTCGAGACCGTCCGCACCCCTTCCGGCGGGCTGTCCGAGGACCGCGTCCACCTGGGAAAGGTCGACGTGCGCCCCTCCCAGCCCTCCGCGCAGGAGCGGGCGCTGGCGCGCACCGCGGTCGGTCCGCAGCAGGGCCAGGCCGAGCTGACCCAGCCGGTGTATGTGGAGGCGGACGAGGACGTGCGCCGCGGCGATGAGCTGGAGGACCCGGTGACCGGGGTGGTGCGGCGCGTCGTCGCGCGCCTGCGCCCCTCCGAGGAGGACGCCTACCTGCGGTTGGACGTCGAGGTGCACCAGCCCGAACCCACCGTCGAGGAGGTGTCGTAG
- a CDS encoding phage tail tape measure protein yields MSTLEELTVVLDADVKAFDRDMRRLTRQTRRTLHQVEQSATRAGRSSGGGFTAAFEKETTRGVEQTTERSARRIRDSKGRFIKAGTATGSSFVSGMDEAVSSGVAQTMRTTAAQAMGDTSQAFSRGGDLAARGWVRGADGRIRDSRGRFINSGELAAAGIGQGLGSGTQQATAPLGGLGRAGGASFTGGMTMGLAGLAGAFGGLPMLAGTAAAAMGASVLTASKDFEAAMNNVKAISGATGQEFQAMSDLARELGSTTMFSATEAANALGFLSQAGLSAHESMEALPGTLDLAAASGMELARAADISTNILSGMGLEVSQLGRLNDVLASTASNANTNVEELGYGFKYVGPIASSAGMSLEETAAVMGTFANAGIKGENAGTALRGALSYLIRPTAKVQETLDALGVTVTKANGDLRPMADIMRDLEAAGAGTADMMNLFGVESGPAMIALLRQGGDELDSFTGKLRDSEGAAKRMADIKMSGLQGALKGATSAMEGLFLAIGDMGVLDGATALVDMFSGAVRGVTGFLEEHEAAIKPVLEVVGMLAGAITVVVAALLAGKAIIAGVTAALGVVLSPIGLIIGALAALAAALALAWKRSETFREIVTGVWEKVGDAAGAVADWFRSDLWPVLVDGWRELRDATEPHIERIVGWLNELRKGAEAFEGRWSWVWEQAADKIELAKDFAADWGGAIIRQLRGAIDLVTGLIEGDWSKAWDGAKEAAKGGADYLVALFSTAGKLIWQALKLWFWQLPGSVSSWLADAAPEIADALATEWIPAFLEWYGDLLDQWHTKLGELRDDLIGWIRGVPSDIKDNLPTWTVAFTDWAGGLSETVRTKLSGVGRSLGGWFVDEAAKMPGRLASWTQKLGDWAGGLWEKTKAKFDSWGWKLTYWVEDFAADLPAKLDSWTRKITTWIQGFADTLPIRLQSWTDKFVAWIEGFAEGLPEKLTKLTKKFVDWATGVPDKTVKGLKEEDAPGKLATHVEEDWGPRLIGALGTVLFELAKAVPGMVAQVGLALLRAYGKAMGALAQSAVEAGRQLLNIVRTMFIAIVQVVIGQLTEMVTVVGEKFGEMKDKALDKARGLYDELVGNSIIPDMVSEIIGETKKLPSGVGDQVTGMNTKAIEQTRLMAAAMTTQVAVLRSSVLLTLVALRKGSTALVRALAATILGSIGQLVTQSLRLAAVLARGFTGAFDDMAADSTKSFFAMVRALQSGSRSLVSMLLDATTHMRKGVLQNFRATVVGVHASWGRLRQAAAAPVRYVIDPVVNKGLRGVWNTIARKVPGLSTMGKVPGFDQGGMVDLTGGGKLAGYSSKDNRLAAVRDGEGVLTPQATTSLGGRSFIDSANRLGGDAGKLLLEGFASGGVVGLANRFRELGKDSWDNRGGVVAAGNRALNGMAAATANRYGTGNDLHGQGFHDVRHWNRAISAQIKAHREDLEIGKGAKAVVELAQRTVGRFPENPPGSNRNAITDWYGMAGSPWCAMYVSWLFDKTKNSSALKGASRTAWTGDYYTSGMRRVSESQKKPGDVAVYGTSHVNTVNDPERYRIGGNEGNNVRRSTRSGGAIFRPDWPGYAMGGLIDPADFVMQDKGWEGQPADHIAALRQILPSATYDTGGYLPVGYSLAYNGTGAPEPVGAEPIRIVIDLEGGDAELRRRIRKITRIEGGGNVQIAFGKGANA; encoded by the coding sequence GTGTCGACGCTCGAAGAGCTGACGGTCGTGCTGGATGCCGACGTCAAGGCGTTCGACCGCGACATGCGTCGGCTGACCCGCCAGACCCGCAGGACGCTGCACCAGGTGGAGCAGTCCGCGACCCGCGCCGGACGGTCCTCGGGCGGCGGGTTCACCGCCGCGTTCGAGAAGGAGACCACCCGCGGCGTCGAGCAGACCACCGAGCGCTCAGCCCGGCGGATCCGCGACTCCAAGGGCCGGTTCATCAAGGCCGGCACCGCCACCGGGTCCTCATTCGTGTCCGGCATGGACGAGGCGGTGTCCTCCGGCGTCGCCCAGACAATGCGCACGACCGCCGCGCAGGCCATGGGCGACACCTCCCAGGCGTTCAGCCGGGGCGGCGACCTGGCTGCGCGCGGGTGGGTGCGGGGCGCCGACGGCCGCATCCGCGACTCCCGCGGCCGGTTCATCAACAGCGGGGAGTTGGCGGCCGCCGGCATCGGCCAAGGGTTGGGCAGCGGCACCCAGCAGGCCACCGCCCCGCTGGGCGGGCTGGGCCGCGCCGGCGGCGCGTCGTTCACCGGCGGCATGACGATGGGGCTGGCCGGGCTCGCCGGGGCGTTCGGCGGGCTGCCGATGCTCGCCGGAACCGCGGCCGCCGCCATGGGCGCCAGCGTGTTGACCGCCTCGAAGGACTTCGAAGCCGCCATGAACAACGTGAAGGCGATCTCGGGGGCGACGGGGCAGGAGTTCCAGGCCATGTCGGACCTGGCCCGCGAGCTGGGGTCGACGACGATGTTCTCGGCGACCGAGGCCGCCAACGCCCTCGGGTTCCTTTCGCAGGCCGGTTTGTCGGCGCACGAGTCGATGGAGGCGCTGCCCGGCACCCTCGATCTGGCCGCCGCGAGCGGGATGGAGCTGGCGCGCGCCGCCGACATCTCCACCAACATCCTCTCCGGGATGGGACTGGAGGTGTCCCAGCTCGGCCGCCTCAACGACGTGCTGGCCTCCACCGCGAGCAACGCGAACACCAACGTCGAGGAGCTGGGCTACGGGTTCAAATACGTCGGCCCCATCGCCTCCAGCGCGGGAATGTCGTTGGAGGAAACCGCGGCCGTGATGGGAACCTTCGCCAACGCCGGCATCAAGGGCGAGAACGCGGGCACCGCGCTGCGGGGCGCCCTGTCCTACCTCATCCGCCCCACCGCCAAAGTGCAGGAAACGCTGGACGCGCTCGGGGTCACGGTCACCAAGGCCAACGGTGACCTGCGGCCGATGGCCGACATCATGCGCGACCTGGAGGCGGCCGGCGCCGGCACCGCCGACATGATGAACCTGTTCGGGGTCGAGTCCGGGCCGGCGATGATCGCGCTGCTGCGCCAGGGCGGCGACGAACTCGACAGCTTCACCGGCAAGCTGCGCGATTCCGAGGGTGCGGCCAAGCGGATGGCCGACATCAAGATGTCCGGGCTGCAGGGGGCTCTGAAAGGCGCCACCTCCGCCATGGAGGGCCTGTTCCTCGCGATCGGCGACATGGGTGTCCTGGATGGCGCCACCGCTTTGGTCGACATGTTCTCCGGCGCCGTGCGCGGCGTCACCGGGTTCCTTGAGGAGCACGAGGCCGCCATCAAACCGGTGCTGGAAGTGGTGGGGATGCTCGCCGGCGCCATCACCGTCGTAGTCGCGGCGCTACTGGCGGGCAAGGCGATCATCGCCGGGGTCACCGCCGCCCTGGGGGTGGTGCTCTCCCCCATCGGGCTGATCATCGGCGCGCTGGCCGCTTTGGCCGCCGCCCTCGCCCTCGCCTGGAAACGCTCCGAAACTTTCCGGGAGATCGTCACCGGGGTCTGGGAGAAGGTCGGCGACGCCGCGGGGGCCGTCGCCGACTGGTTCCGCTCGGACCTGTGGCCCGTCCTGGTGGACGGGTGGCGCGAACTGCGCGACGCCACCGAACCCCACATCGAGCGGATCGTCGGGTGGCTGAACGAGCTGCGCAAGGGCGCCGAAGCGTTCGAGGGCCGCTGGTCGTGGGTGTGGGAGCAGGCCGCCGACAAGATCGAACTCGCCAAGGACTTCGCCGCCGACTGGGGCGGCGCCATCATCCGCCAGTTGCGCGGCGCGATCGACCTGGTCACCGGCCTCATCGAGGGCGACTGGTCCAAAGCCTGGGACGGCGCAAAGGAGGCCGCCAAGGGCGGCGCGGACTACCTCGTCGCGTTGTTCTCCACGGCGGGCAAGCTCATCTGGCAGGCCCTGAAGCTGTGGTTCTGGCAACTGCCGGGCTCGGTGTCGAGCTGGTTGGCCGACGCCGCCCCCGAGATCGCCGACGCGCTGGCCACCGAGTGGATCCCCGCGTTCCTGGAGTGGTACGGCGACCTGCTCGACCAGTGGCACACCAAGCTCGGCGAGCTGCGCGACGACCTCATCGGCTGGATCCGCGGCGTCCCATCCGACATCAAGGACAACCTGCCCACGTGGACGGTCGCGTTCACCGACTGGGCGGGCGGCCTGTCGGAGACGGTGCGCACGAAGCTGTCCGGGGTCGGCCGGTCCCTGGGGGGCTGGTTCGTCGACGAGGCCGCGAAAATGCCGGGCCGGCTGGCGTCGTGGACGCAGAAGCTGGGCGACTGGGCCGGCGGCCTCTGGGAGAAGACGAAGGCCAAGTTCGACTCCTGGGGGTGGAAGCTCACCTACTGGGTCGAGGACTTCGCCGCCGACCTGCCCGCCAAGCTCGACTCCTGGACCCGCAAGATCACCACCTGGATCCAGGGCTTCGCCGACACCCTGCCCATACGGCTGCAGTCCTGGACCGACAAATTCGTGGCCTGGATCGAGGGCTTCGCCGAGGGATTGCCGGAGAAGCTGACCAAGCTCACCAAGAAGTTCGTCGACTGGGCTACCGGCGTTCCCGACAAAACGGTGAAGGGCCTCAAGGAGGAGGACGCCCCAGGCAAGCTGGCCACCCACGTCGAGGAGGACTGGGGGCCGCGGCTCATCGGCGCGCTGGGCACCGTCCTGTTCGAGCTGGCCAAGGCCGTGCCCGGCATGGTCGCCCAGGTCGGGCTGGCTCTGCTCCGCGCCTACGGCAAGGCCATGGGGGCGCTGGCTCAGTCCGCGGTGGAGGCGGGCCGACAGCTGCTCAACATCGTCCGGACCATGTTCATCGCCATCGTCCAGGTCGTCATCGGCCAGCTGACGGAGATGGTCACCGTCGTCGGCGAGAAGTTCGGCGAGATGAAGGACAAGGCGCTGGATAAGGCGCGCGGCCTCTACGACGAGCTGGTCGGCAACTCGATCATCCCGGACATGGTCTCCGAGATCATCGGGGAGACCAAGAAGCTGCCCTCCGGGGTGGGTGACCAGGTCACCGGGATGAACACGAAGGCCATCGAGCAGACCCGGCTGATGGCCGCGGCGATGACCACCCAGGTCGCGGTGCTGCGGTCCTCGGTGCTGCTGACGCTGGTGGCGCTGCGCAAGGGCTCGACCGCGCTCGTCCGGGCGCTGGCCGCCACCATCCTGGGCTCGATCGGGCAGCTGGTCACCCAGAGCCTGCGGCTGGCGGCCGTGCTCGCGCGCGGGTTCACAGGCGCGTTCGACGACATGGCCGCCGACTCGACCAAGAGCTTCTTCGCGATGGTGCGGGCGCTGCAGTCGGGGTCGCGGTCGCTGGTGTCGATGCTGCTGGATGCGACGACCCACATGCGCAAGGGCGTCCTGCAGAATTTCCGGGCGACCGTGGTGGGGGTCCACGCGTCCTGGGGGCGGCTGCGCCAGGCCGCCGCCGCCCCGGTCCGGTACGTCATCGACCCGGTCGTGAACAAAGGGTTGCGGGGCGTGTGGAACACCATCGCCCGCAAGGTGCCGGGCCTGTCCACGATGGGCAAGGTGCCCGGCTTCGACCAGGGCGGCATGGTCGACCTGACCGGCGGCGGGAAGTTGGCCGGGTACTCCTCCAAGGACAACCGGCTCGCCGCCGTGCGCGACGGCGAAGGGGTCCTCACCCCGCAGGCCACCACCAGCCTCGGCGGCCGGTCGTTCATCGACTCCGCGAACCGGCTGGGCGGCGACGCCGGGAAACTCCTGCTGGAAGGATTCGCGAGCGGTGGTGTCGTCGGGCTCGCCAACCGGTTCCGGGAGCTGGGCAAGGACTCCTGGGACAACCGGGGCGGTGTGGTCGCCGCCGGAAACCGTGCGCTGAACGGGATGGCCGCCGCGACCGCGAACCGGTACGGCACCGGCAACGACCTGCACGGGCAGGGCTTCCACGACGTCCGCCACTGGAACCGGGCCATCAGCGCGCAGATCAAGGCGCACCGCGAGGACCTGGAGATCGGCAAGGGCGCCAAGGCCGTCGTCGAGCTGGCGCAGCGCACCGTGGGCCGCTTCCCCGAGAACCCGCCCGGGTCGAACCGCAACGCCATCACGGACTGGTACGGCATGGCAGGGTCGCCGTGGTGCGCGATGTACGTGAGCTGGCTGTTCGACAAGACCAAGAACAGCAGCGCGCTGAAGGGCGCCTCGCGTACCGCCTGGACCGGTGACTACTACACCTCCGGGATGCGGCGCGTCTCCGAGTCGCAGAAGAAACCCGGCGACGTCGCCGTCTACGGCACGTCGCACGTTAACACCGTTAACGACCCCGAGCGGTACCGGATCGGCGGCAACGAAGGCAACAACGTCCGCCGCTCCACCCGCTCCGGCGGGGCGATCTTCCGGCCCGACTGGCCGGGCTACGCCATGGGCGGACTCATCGACCCGGCCGACTTCGTGATGCAGGACAAAGGCTGGGAGGGGCAGCCGGCCGACCACATTGCGGCGCTGCGCCAGATCCTGCCCTCGGCGACCTACGACACGGGCGGCTACCTCCCCGTCGGGTACTCGCTGGCCTACAACGGCACCGGCGCCCCCGAACCCGTCGGCGCCGAACCCATCCGCATCGTCATCGACCTCGAAGGCGGCGACGCCGAACTGCGGCGCCGCATCCGCAAGATCACCCGCATCGAGGGCGGCGGCAACGTTCAGATCGCATTCGGCAAGGGGGCCAACGCATGA
- a CDS encoding HK97-gp10 family putative phage morphogenesis protein, whose product MPGRVSVEIRGADKLTDRLKQLRPAVKRGTRTAVEASGKAMRTGMRNLAPVRTGALRDSIDYELVNDGLTARAGPGDWIDYAIFQEFGTSRMPAQPYIRPVAEAERRLFPERVRMHVREEMDRRRGSRRSRW is encoded by the coding sequence ATGCCGGGGCGGGTGAGTGTCGAGATCCGCGGCGCCGACAAGCTGACCGACCGGCTGAAGCAGCTGCGGCCGGCGGTCAAGCGCGGCACCCGCACCGCGGTGGAGGCCTCCGGCAAGGCCATGCGCACGGGGATGCGCAACCTTGCGCCGGTGCGCACCGGGGCGCTGCGCGACTCCATCGACTACGAGCTGGTCAACGACGGGCTGACCGCCAGGGCGGGGCCGGGCGACTGGATCGACTACGCGATCTTCCAGGAGTTCGGCACGTCGCGGATGCCGGCCCAGCCCTACATCCGCCCGGTCGCTGAGGCCGAACGCCGGCTGTTCCCCGAGCGGGTGCGGATGCATGTGCGTGAGGAGATGGACCGGCGCCGCGGGTCGAGGAGGTCGCGCTGGTGA